The following coding sequences are from one Arachis hypogaea cultivar Tifrunner chromosome 7, arahy.Tifrunner.gnm2.J5K5, whole genome shotgun sequence window:
- the LOC112702021 gene encoding serine/threonine-protein kinase 12: METKKLQRRFSLGRQSSMAPDRSSGGGGDDFCSEAVDESVRLMYLANEGDLEGIKELLDFGSDVNFRDIDGRTALHVAACQRRTDVVDLLLQNGAEVDPRDRWGSTPLADAMYYKNHDVVKLLEKHGAKPPVAPMHVQNAREVPEYEIDPKELDFTNSVGITKGTFRIALWRGIKVAVKTLEEEVFTDDDKVKAFHDELALLQKVRHPNVVQFLGAVTQSTPMIIVTEYLPQGDLRTYLKRKGALKPGTAVKFALDIARGMNYLHEHKPEAIIHRDLEPPNILRDDSGHLKVADFGVSKLLKFAKTVKEDKPVTSQDTSWRYVAPEVYKNEEYDTKVDVFSFALILQEMIEGYPPFYAKSENEVPKAYVENERPPFKASPQLYAYGLRQLIEECWDEKPYRRPTFSQIIGRLEDINYHHDQKKRWKVQTPTCIQRLEALFRGYRTSPNSQSSRSTPR; the protein is encoded by the exons ATGGAAACCAAAAAGCTTCAGCGCCGTTTCTCACTCGGCAGACAATCCTCCATGGCGCCGGACCGCTCCTCCGGAGGCGGCGGCGATGACTTCTGCTCCGAGGCAGTTGACGAATCCGTGCGGCTGATGTACCTTGCCAACGAAGGTGACTTGGAAGGGATTAAGGAGCTGTTAGATTTCGGCAGTGACGTCAACTTCAGGGACATTGACGGCCGCACCGCCCTCCACGTCGCCGCCTGCCAGCGCCGCACCGACGTCGTTGACTTGTTGCTACAAAATGGCGCTGAGGTTGACCCCAGGGACCGCTGGGGCAGCACG CCTTTAGCTGATGCAATGTACTATAAAAATCATGATGTTGTAAAGCTTTTGGAGAAACATGGTGCAAAACCCCCG GTTGCTCCTATGCATGTCCAAAATGCTCGTGAAGTCCCCGAATATGAGATTGATCCTAAAGAACTTGATTTTACAAATAGTGTTGGGATAACCAAG GGAACTTTCCGTATTGCATTGTGGCGTGGAATTAAGGTTGCTGTCAAAACTCTTGAGGAGGAAGTGTTCACTGATGATGATAAAGT GAAGGCATTTCACGATGAGCTTGCGTTACTTCAGAAAGTTCGGCATCCAAATGTAGTTCAGTTTTTAGGTGCTGTAACACAAAGCACCCCGATGATAATTGTCACGGAATATTTGCCACAG GGAGATCTTCGCACTTACTTGAAGCGGAAAGGTGCATTAAAACCAGGAACAGCTGTAAAATTTGCACTTGATATAGCTAG GGGAATGAATTATTTGCATGAACATAAACCAGAAGCCATTATACACCGAGATCTTGAACCTCC AAATATTCTTCGGGATGATTCTGGGCATCTGAAAGTTGCTGACTTTGGAGTCAGCAAGTTGCTGAAATTTGCAAAAACAGTCAAAGAAGACAAACCAGTGACAAGCCAGGATACGTCAT GGCGCTATGTTGCTCCAGAGGTTTACAAGAATGAGGAATATGACACTAAAGTAGATGTGTTTTCATTTGCTCTAATACTACAGGAG ATGATTGAAGGTTATCCACCATTTTATGCAAAGTCAGAAAATGAAGTTCCTAAAGCATATGTTGAAAATGAACGTCCGCCATTTAAAGCTTCACCCCAGCTTTATGCTTATGGACTTAGGCA GTTAATAGAGGAATGTTGGGATGAAAAACCTTACAGAAGACCAACATTTAGCCAAATAATTGGGAGATTAGAAGACATCAACTACCATCATGATCAAAAGAAGCGTTGGAAG GTTCAGACTCCTACATGCATTCAGCGTCTGGAGGCCCTGTTTAGAGGATATCGCACAAGCCCGAATAGCCAATCATCTCGCTCTACGCCAAGATAA